A stretch of Rhodohalobacter mucosus DNA encodes these proteins:
- a CDS encoding M20/M25/M40 family metallo-hydrolase, giving the protein MIQKSLMSALLILCLVFTAVAQNQDEIVEQIVLEATENSQIEEMAHHLMDVIGPRLVGTPQMQHAHDWAVETFENWGITARNEQFGEWRGWERGITHVDMISPRVVTLEAMQLAWSPPTPEGGVEAGLVIIPEVSDEEEFSAWLPNAEGKFVMISMHQPTGRPDYNWEEFATEESLEKIRQERQDATRAWRERIANTGHNNRTLVQALEEAGAAGIIMSNWSQGFGTNKIFGAGTENIPTIDILLEDYGMLYRLVESGHDPVIRVRAESKDHGVVPTFNTIAEIRGTEKPDEYIILSAHYDSWEAGTGATDNGTGSITMMEVARILKKIYPNPKRTILVGLWGAEEQGLNGSAAFVEDNPDIVEGLQALFNQDNGTGRVVSISGQGFVNSYDYLGRWLSAAPRDVTQHIETTFPGMPSGGGSDHASFVSAGAPGFFLSSLNWSYWNYTWHTNRDTYDKLVFDDVRNNVILIATLAYMASEDPEKTSRERRVLPINPRTGEQMTWPNPRTPNRRGGLN; this is encoded by the coding sequence ATGATCCAAAAAAGCCTGATGTCTGCCCTTCTGATTCTCTGCCTCGTTTTTACTGCCGTTGCACAGAATCAGGACGAAATTGTTGAACAAATTGTACTGGAAGCCACCGAAAATTCACAGATCGAAGAGATGGCTCATCACCTGATGGATGTAATTGGTCCCCGTCTGGTCGGCACCCCGCAGATGCAGCACGCACACGACTGGGCTGTCGAAACGTTTGAAAACTGGGGAATAACCGCCAGAAATGAACAATTTGGAGAATGGAGAGGCTGGGAGCGCGGCATAACTCATGTAGACATGATTTCACCCCGCGTTGTAACCCTCGAAGCGATGCAGCTTGCGTGGAGCCCTCCCACTCCTGAAGGCGGCGTGGAAGCCGGACTGGTAATTATTCCGGAAGTGTCTGATGAAGAAGAGTTCAGTGCCTGGCTTCCGAATGCGGAAGGCAAATTCGTCATGATCTCCATGCACCAGCCAACCGGCCGTCCCGACTATAACTGGGAGGAGTTTGCCACTGAGGAATCGCTGGAGAAAATACGTCAGGAGCGACAGGATGCAACACGTGCCTGGAGAGAGCGAATTGCCAATACCGGCCACAACAACAGAACCCTGGTTCAGGCTCTCGAAGAAGCAGGTGCGGCGGGTATCATCATGTCGAACTGGAGCCAGGGATTCGGTACCAATAAAATTTTCGGGGCCGGTACGGAAAACATCCCCACCATCGACATTTTGCTCGAAGACTACGGTATGCTCTACCGGCTGGTTGAAAGCGGACACGATCCCGTTATCCGTGTTCGGGCAGAATCCAAAGATCATGGTGTGGTTCCGACTTTCAATACGATAGCGGAGATACGCGGAACCGAGAAGCCCGATGAATACATTATTCTCTCTGCACATTACGATTCCTGGGAAGCTGGCACCGGCGCCACCGATAACGGTACAGGCTCCATTACCATGATGGAAGTGGCCAGGATACTCAAGAAAATCTATCCCAACCCAAAAAGAACCATTCTGGTCGGGCTCTGGGGAGCTGAAGAGCAGGGCCTGAACGGATCTGCTGCCTTTGTGGAGGACAATCCTGACATTGTTGAGGGGCTTCAGGCTCTGTTTAATCAGGACAACGGCACCGGCCGTGTAGTAAGCATCAGCGGTCAGGGTTTTGTGAATTCCTACGACTACCTCGGCAGATGGTTGTCGGCCGCTCCGCGTGATGTAACGCAACATATTGAAACTACCTTTCCGGGCATGCCAAGCGGAGGCGGTTCCGACCACGCCTCCTTTGTAAGCGCCGGTGCACCGGGATTTTTCCTGAGTTCACTCAACTGGTCGTACTGGAACTACACCTGGCATACCAACCGCGATACCTATGATAAGCTGGTATTTGATGACGTGCGTAATAACGTGATCCTGATAGCCACGCTTGCCTATATGGCCAGTGAGGATCCGGAGAAAACCTCACGTGAACGAAGAGTACTTCCCATAAACCCGCGAACCGGTGAACAGATGACCTGGCCCAATCCCAGAACACCGAACCGCCGTGGCGGACTCAATTGA
- a CDS encoding LytR/AlgR family response regulator transcription factor, translating to MNEPTRLSLHDKVLFEDGSHCCLVALREVRYFETFGNYSKTFFPEGSLLIHRSLNYLESRLPSDHFFRANRQFIVNFSHIQNVHLLKDSTYSIVMSCGKQINISRRRSAAFRELLCL from the coding sequence ATGAATGAGCCAACACGCTTATCGCTTCACGACAAGGTGCTTTTTGAAGATGGCAGCCACTGCTGCCTGGTAGCACTACGGGAAGTCAGATACTTTGAAACATTCGGCAATTACAGCAAAACTTTTTTCCCTGAAGGATCGCTGCTGATCCATCGGTCATTGAACTATCTTGAGTCCAGGCTGCCTTCAGATCACTTCTTCAGGGCCAATCGTCAGTTTATTGTCAATTTTTCACATATCCAAAACGTACACCTGCTGAAAGATTCCACCTATTCTATCGTAATGAGCTGTGGGAAACAGATCAATATATCCAGGAGGCGGTCTGCGGCATTCCGTGAGTTGCTCTGCTTATAG
- a CDS encoding glycosyltransferase family 4 protein, which produces MKDSKHILIIGTVWPEPDSSAAGSRMMQLINLFQKSGWKVTFASPSAKSEHSEDLEQLNIRCAAIEMNSSTFDDFIRKEKPDAVMFDRFMIEEQFGWRVAENCPEAIRILDTEDLHCLRNARKKAVEEGRSFAEKDLFLDNMAKREIASIYRCDLSLIISVYEYDLLRYHFGIDKSLLCHLPFLFEPIEESQKNSLPSFDERSGFITIGNFLHEPNRDAVIQLKEQVWPLITKKLPEARLHVYGAYPSQHIFDLHNEEEGFLVHGRADDSFDVVSRAKVLLAPLRFGAGLKGKLIESMICGTPSVTTTIGAEGINGYLPWPGAVSENPEIFAASAVELYRDKFTWQRASEYGFKILELRFLRERHEKRFKDTLRELMSGLVEHRKTNFTGAMLMHHTMAGTRYMSKWIEEKNKIK; this is translated from the coding sequence ATGAAAGATTCAAAACACATTCTGATAATAGGTACTGTATGGCCTGAGCCTGATTCTTCAGCTGCAGGAAGCCGGATGATGCAGCTGATCAATCTGTTTCAAAAAAGCGGCTGGAAAGTAACCTTTGCAAGTCCATCTGCAAAAAGCGAACACTCGGAAGACCTGGAACAGCTGAACATTCGATGCGCCGCCATTGAGATGAACAGCTCGACATTTGATGACTTTATCAGGAAGGAGAAGCCTGATGCGGTTATGTTCGACCGGTTCATGATTGAAGAACAGTTTGGGTGGAGAGTGGCCGAAAACTGTCCGGAGGCAATCCGGATACTCGATACGGAAGATCTTCACTGCCTTCGTAATGCCAGAAAGAAAGCCGTTGAAGAAGGCCGCTCGTTTGCGGAAAAGGATCTCTTTCTGGACAACATGGCCAAACGGGAAATTGCAAGCATCTACCGGTGCGATCTCTCTCTGATTATTTCAGTTTATGAGTACGACCTGCTTCGATATCATTTCGGCATTGATAAATCATTGCTTTGTCATTTGCCCTTTTTGTTCGAACCTATTGAGGAATCCCAAAAAAATTCGCTGCCCTCATTTGATGAACGCTCAGGATTTATTACGATAGGTAACTTTCTACATGAACCAAACCGGGATGCGGTTATACAGCTGAAGGAGCAGGTATGGCCGCTGATTACCAAAAAACTGCCGGAAGCCAGATTGCACGTTTATGGTGCGTACCCCTCTCAGCATATTTTTGATCTCCATAATGAAGAAGAGGGCTTTTTAGTGCATGGCCGAGCAGATGATTCGTTCGACGTGGTAAGCCGGGCAAAAGTATTGCTTGCCCCTCTGCGTTTTGGTGCAGGCCTGAAGGGCAAACTGATCGAGTCGATGATTTGCGGAACACCAAGCGTGACAACCACGATCGGTGCAGAAGGCATCAACGGGTATCTGCCCTGGCCCGGTGCAGTGTCTGAAAATCCGGAAATATTTGCAGCATCAGCTGTGGAACTTTATCGCGATAAATTCACCTGGCAAAGGGCCAGTGAATACGGATTCAAAATACTGGAACTGCGTTTTTTAAGAGAACGGCATGAAAAGCGATTTAAGGATACCCTTAGGGAGCTTATGTCGGGGCTGGTTGAGCATAGAAAAACGAACTTTACAGGTGCCATGCTGATGCACCACACCATGGCGGGTACGAGATACATGTCGAAGTGGATAGAAGAGAAAAATAAAATCAAATGA
- a CDS encoding D-2-hydroxyacid dehydrogenase yields MKIVFLDASTVGDVPNLDSLKEMGDVTLYPVTRPDETEERIRDAEVIITNKVVLDRKLMSGAANLKLICVAATGMNNIDREAAEELGIPVKNVAGYASNSVAQSTFAMVLHLMQGISYYDRYIKSGEYSKSPIFTHLGRPFHEIAGKQFGIIGLGSIGRRVASIAEAFGANVVYYSTTGKNTDQPYALLGLTELLKSSDFVSVHAPLNEQTENLIGYKEMKQMKSSALLINTGRGGIVNEEDLVRAIDEKLIAGAALDVFEKEPLPSDHPLLRVQNPERLLMTPHMTWSSVEARTELIEGVKSNIEEFGQRS; encoded by the coding sequence ATGAAAATCGTATTTCTCGATGCCTCTACCGTGGGTGACGTTCCGAATCTGGATTCTCTTAAGGAGATGGGTGATGTGACACTCTACCCGGTAACCAGGCCTGATGAAACAGAGGAACGTATCCGTGACGCAGAGGTCATCATCACAAACAAGGTGGTACTCGACAGGAAATTGATGAGCGGAGCGGCAAATCTGAAACTGATCTGTGTGGCCGCAACCGGAATGAATAATATTGACAGGGAAGCTGCAGAAGAACTCGGGATACCTGTGAAGAATGTGGCAGGTTATGCGTCGAACAGTGTTGCGCAAAGTACGTTTGCGATGGTCCTGCATCTGATGCAGGGAATTTCATACTATGACAGGTACATAAAGAGCGGAGAGTACTCGAAAAGCCCCATTTTCACACATCTGGGAAGGCCATTTCATGAAATTGCCGGCAAGCAGTTCGGTATTATCGGCCTGGGAAGCATCGGCCGCAGAGTGGCATCGATAGCGGAGGCCTTTGGGGCGAATGTAGTTTACTATTCAACAACAGGTAAAAATACCGATCAGCCTTATGCGCTTCTGGGTCTGACAGAACTTTTAAAGAGCTCGGATTTTGTATCTGTCCATGCGCCGCTGAATGAGCAAACTGAAAACCTGATAGGGTACAAGGAAATGAAGCAGATGAAATCATCCGCACTTCTGATCAATACGGGTCGCGGAGGCATAGTTAACGAAGAGGATCTGGTCAGAGCCATCGATGAGAAGCTGATTGCAGGTGCTGCCCTGGACGTATTTGAGAAGGAACCTCTGCCCTCTGATCACCCGCTTCTGAGGGTTCAGAATCCGGAGAGGCTGCTGATGACCCCGCATATGACCTGGTCGAGCGTGGAGGCCAGGACGGAGCTGATTGAGGGGGTGAAGAGCAATATTGAGGAGTTTGGTCAGCGGAGCTGA
- a CDS encoding TIGR00341 family protein, producing the protein MALRLIQILPPPDFKDHESLIDHDAVVDSWIEHEEQGRTTINMLADVELTENILNELDQQFTTEEDYRIILLPVSATLPSHVPDDEEDEEEDDGQGKRTMPGTKGDEKEKEEDKRVKRISREELYEEIKKVVDSSWVYMLLIALSVVVAANGLIRNSAAMVIGAMVIAPILGPNVGLSLATTLGDKSLLKRSLKSIFYGFSLTLLLSVLMGLAIEFDETVYEIASRTQVSFADIALGLAAGVAGCLSFTRGVSAAVIGVMVAVALLPPLVATGLLLGSGQIELAMRAGLLTVTYIICVNLAGVLTFFLQGIKPQSFIKQKEGEELSIYAIIVWAGMLIVLALIIYYEFM; encoded by the coding sequence ATGGCATTACGTCTTATTCAAATACTGCCGCCGCCTGATTTTAAGGATCATGAATCGCTTATCGATCACGATGCTGTTGTTGACTCATGGATTGAGCACGAGGAGCAGGGACGTACGACCATTAACATGCTTGCAGATGTTGAGCTGACTGAAAACATCCTCAACGAGCTCGATCAGCAGTTTACCACAGAAGAGGACTACAGGATTATCCTGCTGCCTGTATCCGCTACGCTTCCGTCGCATGTACCGGACGATGAAGAGGATGAGGAAGAAGATGACGGACAGGGAAAGCGTACAATGCCCGGTACAAAAGGCGATGAGAAGGAGAAAGAGGAGGATAAGCGCGTAAAACGAATTTCCAGGGAGGAGCTTTACGAAGAGATCAAGAAAGTAGTTGACAGTTCCTGGGTGTATATGTTACTGATTGCGCTATCAGTGGTTGTGGCAGCAAACGGCCTTATCCGGAACAGTGCCGCCATGGTAATAGGCGCGATGGTCATTGCTCCCATTCTGGGGCCGAATGTTGGACTCTCCCTGGCAACTACGCTGGGCGATAAATCCCTTTTAAAACGATCCCTGAAATCAATTTTTTATGGCTTTTCACTCACGCTGCTCCTCTCTGTTCTGATGGGGCTTGCTATTGAATTCGATGAAACCGTGTATGAGATCGCATCAAGAACGCAGGTCAGTTTTGCTGATATTGCACTGGGGCTCGCAGCCGGTGTAGCCGGATGTTTATCATTCACCAGAGGCGTTTCTGCAGCCGTTATCGGCGTGATGGTTGCAGTTGCATTGCTGCCGCCTCTGGTTGCAACGGGCCTTTTGCTGGGTAGCGGTCAGATTGAACTCGCGATGAGGGCAGGGCTGCTTACCGTAACATATATTATTTGCGTAAACCTGGCAGGGGTTCTCACGTTTTTCCTTCAGGGGATCAAGCCCCAGAGCTTCATCAAGCAGAAAGAAGGTGAGGAGCTCAGCATATACGCCATAATTGTTTGGGCGGGAATGCTGATTGTGCTCGCATTGATTATCTATTACGAATTTATGTAA
- a CDS encoding M23 family metallopeptidase translates to MDMKQILTFSTWILCSIMLSGLSHSANAQHRPIEVTYEANNRDGYSFYAINRTPIPMIVTIGFSDLRNLDASEALPFSRNVSGARVRLLTLSKQWSDQQSHFRYSTRYHSGCLDTDPDDVEYLLPFREGTFARASELSYLGEMVNREAPDDWYSISFRTENETEIYSARKGVVVDVQDGENDPGSNLLYTSNRNTVTVVHEDCTFARYSVFRDDEIYVSEGETVYPGQPLGKMAGDEFELGNQIRMLVYYRNDDSVVFNPADADGVSNWRYIKPVFRTTQNRSLHVTSNELYESVHPEEVITSEMSRRERRKWSRSN, encoded by the coding sequence ATGGATATGAAACAGATTCTTACATTTTCAACATGGATTCTGTGCTCAATTATGCTGAGTGGACTCTCACATTCCGCCAATGCCCAGCACCGCCCCATTGAAGTAACTTATGAAGCAAATAACCGTGACGGCTATTCTTTTTATGCCATAAACAGGACTCCCATACCGATGATCGTTACTATTGGTTTTTCCGATCTCAGAAACCTCGATGCGTCGGAAGCTCTGCCATTCTCGCGAAATGTAAGCGGGGCCAGAGTCCGCCTGCTCACACTGTCAAAGCAGTGGTCCGACCAACAGAGCCATTTCCGTTACAGTACGCGGTACCACTCTGGTTGTCTGGATACGGATCCCGATGATGTAGAGTATCTGCTCCCATTCAGGGAAGGGACGTTTGCCAGGGCTTCCGAACTGAGTTACCTGGGTGAAATGGTTAACCGGGAAGCACCCGATGACTGGTATTCCATCTCATTCCGAACCGAAAATGAAACAGAGATCTATTCGGCACGGAAAGGTGTGGTGGTCGATGTACAGGATGGTGAGAATGATCCGGGTTCAAATTTGCTGTATACAAGCAACCGAAACACGGTTACCGTGGTTCATGAAGATTGTACTTTCGCCCGGTACTCCGTATTCCGAGACGATGAAATTTATGTAAGTGAAGGCGAAACCGTTTATCCGGGTCAGCCGCTCGGCAAAATGGCAGGAGATGAATTTGAACTCGGCAATCAGATACGCATGCTGGTATACTATCGAAATGACGATTCGGTGGTTTTCAATCCCGCGGATGCTGATGGTGTCAGCAATTGGCGATACATTAAGCCAGTCTTCAGAACCACACAAAACAGATCGCTGCATGTAACAAGCAACGAACTTTACGAGAGTGTACACCCTGAAGAAGTGATTACATCCGAAATGAGCCGGCGGGAACGAAGAAAGTGGTCAAGAAGCAACTGA
- a CDS encoding FAD-dependent oxidoreductase: MKKEINIRVDPQTAAEPGLLTSFIAAKEDLPEDEIRHVEILRRSIDARQRNVIINLRVEVYIDEPFMEEPVTLPDYPNVRNEEEVLIIGMGPAGLFAALKLIECGKKPVILERGKDVKDRIRDLKAINVDHIVNEDSNYCFGEGGAGTYSDGKLYTRSHKRGNVERILKLLVGFGAVKDIMVDAHPHIGTNKLPPIIASMRECILQHGGEIYFNTRVTDFILESDSIKGVRTQGGGSFKADSVILATGHSARDIFRLLERNEIEIELKPLAVGVRVEHPQKLIDSIQYSCDVRSDYLPPSPYSIAKQVGDRGVYSFCMCPGGVIAPCATSPGEIVTNGWSSSRRARATANSGIVVELSKEDFKPFKEHGALAAVEFQKVIEKRAWEAGGKTQTAPAQRLTDFLEGRISQSLPNTSYTPGVRSVELAEVLPGFIHEALKRGFVKFEQSMKGYITEEAIVHAPETRTSSPVRIPRDRETLQHIRIKGLYPCGEGAGYAGGIISAAMDGEKCAAACVNQNR; the protein is encoded by the coding sequence GTGAAGAAAGAAATCAATATTCGGGTGGATCCTCAAACGGCGGCCGAACCCGGATTGCTAACATCATTTATTGCCGCAAAAGAGGATCTTCCGGAGGATGAGATCCGTCATGTAGAGATACTCAGGCGCTCAATCGACGCGCGGCAGCGCAACGTGATCATTAACCTGAGGGTGGAGGTGTATATTGATGAACCGTTCATGGAAGAACCGGTTACGCTACCCGACTATCCGAATGTTCGAAATGAAGAGGAGGTGCTGATCATCGGAATGGGTCCGGCCGGACTCTTTGCTGCACTCAAACTGATCGAATGCGGCAAAAAGCCGGTGATTCTGGAGCGGGGGAAGGATGTAAAAGACCGGATTCGCGACCTCAAGGCGATCAACGTGGATCATATTGTAAATGAGGATTCCAACTACTGTTTTGGCGAGGGCGGTGCGGGCACCTACTCCGACGGCAAGCTGTATACCCGGTCGCACAAGCGCGGCAACGTGGAGCGAATTCTTAAGCTGCTTGTCGGCTTTGGTGCGGTGAAGGATATCATGGTGGATGCCCATCCTCATATCGGCACCAACAAGCTGCCGCCGATTATCGCTTCCATGAGAGAGTGCATCCTGCAGCATGGCGGTGAGATTTATTTCAATACCAGGGTGACAGACTTCATTCTGGAAAGTGACTCCATAAAGGGCGTAAGAACACAAGGCGGCGGGTCGTTCAAAGCAGACAGTGTGATCCTGGCAACGGGTCACTCAGCACGCGATATTTTCAGGCTGCTGGAGCGCAATGAGATTGAAATTGAGCTGAAACCGCTGGCGGTCGGAGTACGGGTTGAGCATCCGCAGAAACTGATCGACTCCATACAGTACAGCTGTGATGTGCGCAGCGACTACCTGCCGCCTTCGCCTTACAGCATTGCAAAACAGGTGGGCGATCGCGGCGTTTACAGCTTCTGTATGTGTCCCGGCGGGGTAATTGCTCCCTGTGCCACAAGCCCCGGAGAGATTGTGACAAATGGCTGGTCGTCATCGAGAAGGGCGCGGGCTACAGCCAACTCCGGAATTGTAGTGGAACTGAGCAAAGAGGACTTCAAACCGTTTAAAGAGCACGGAGCACTCGCAGCCGTAGAATTTCAAAAAGTGATTGAGAAAAGGGCGTGGGAGGCAGGCGGTAAAACTCAGACCGCTCCGGCTCAGAGGCTGACTGATTTTCTGGAAGGCAGAATCTCGCAATCTCTGCCGAATACCTCCTATACGCCGGGTGTCCGCTCCGTTGAGCTGGCTGAAGTTCTGCCCGGATTTATTCATGAAGCACTAAAACGCGGATTTGTCAAATTCGAGCAGTCGATGAAGGGATACATCACGGAAGAGGCCATTGTACACGCACCGGAAACACGAACGTCCTCACCGGTTCGTATTCCGCGCGACAGGGAGACCCTGCAGCATATCCGGATCAAAGGACTCTATCCCTGCGGGGAGGGAGCAGGATATGCGGGTGGAATCATTTCTGCCGCAATGGACGGTGAAAAATGTGCCGCTGCTTGTGTTAATCAGAATAGGTAA
- a CDS encoding ribonuclease D, producing MSVHYINSDSDLSRVAGTLSKASRIAIDLEFDRNFYRYGFNLCLMQIFDGSSCYLIDPLSRKVDIEQVFPVIENPDIKKITFAFGEDLRLLHSLGCFPRNIYDLNIATSLLNYPPCSLNALLEDVLNVDTGASSQRSNWFKRPLTENQIRYAAQDVLHLLDLHSLLHSEAEQKNISHWIQEENQVWDDLDYSDEDHNGVLKEKDKRNLSETEWHIYKALVSLREETARSYNKPGFQVIPNKLLKKMAVNRQLADNFLGLNGIFRKIKTPHFQQKLKKLIRQKENEARKMGLSPEKPAQKPLSKEEFRAMQRRKSEVNRFNTQIFKPVKDKLREEYGEQATTFIFSNRIIEQIVVGDTSELKEYKVDLLKSYSKQLKIDRSLVDELLSA from the coding sequence ATGTCCGTACACTATATTAATTCTGACTCCGACCTGTCCCGTGTTGCCGGCACCCTCTCAAAGGCATCCAGGATTGCAATTGACCTCGAATTTGACCGCAATTTTTACCGGTACGGATTCAATCTCTGCCTTATGCAGATATTTGACGGCAGCTCCTGTTACCTGATCGATCCGCTAAGCCGTAAAGTCGATATTGAACAGGTTTTTCCGGTCATTGAAAATCCGGATATCAAAAAAATTACATTTGCTTTTGGTGAGGACCTGCGGCTTTTACATTCGCTGGGCTGCTTCCCCCGCAATATTTATGATCTGAATATTGCCACAAGTCTTCTCAACTATCCTCCCTGCTCTCTCAATGCACTTCTTGAAGATGTTCTGAATGTGGATACGGGAGCCTCCTCGCAAAGAAGCAATTGGTTTAAGCGTCCGCTTACAGAAAATCAGATCCGGTATGCAGCTCAGGATGTGCTGCATCTTCTTGACCTGCACTCGCTGCTGCACTCCGAAGCAGAGCAGAAAAATATCTCCCATTGGATTCAGGAGGAAAATCAAGTCTGGGATGATCTGGACTATTCAGACGAGGACCATAATGGTGTTCTCAAGGAGAAGGACAAAAGAAACCTCAGCGAAACTGAATGGCATATCTATAAAGCTCTCGTCAGTTTACGAGAAGAAACCGCACGTTCATACAATAAACCCGGATTTCAGGTCATTCCAAACAAACTGTTAAAGAAGATGGCCGTTAACCGGCAGCTGGCCGATAATTTTCTGGGCCTTAACGGCATTTTTCGCAAAATCAAGACACCTCACTTCCAGCAGAAACTGAAAAAGTTAATTCGGCAAAAGGAGAATGAAGCCAGAAAAATGGGACTGTCACCTGAAAAACCGGCTCAGAAACCGCTCAGTAAAGAGGAGTTTCGTGCTATGCAGCGCAGAAAAAGTGAGGTGAACCGGTTCAATACTCAAATCTTTAAGCCTGTGAAAGATAAACTTCGGGAAGAGTATGGTGAGCAGGCCACTACATTTATCTTCAGTAACCGTATCATAGAGCAGATCGTGGTGGGCGACACTTCCGAGCTGAAAGAATACAAAGTTGATTTACTGAAATCGTACAGTAAACAACTTAAAATTGACCGTTCCCTGGTGGATGAATTGCTCTCCGCATAG